A DNA window from Trichomycterus rosablanca isolate fTriRos1 chromosome 9, fTriRos1.hap1, whole genome shotgun sequence contains the following coding sequences:
- the LOC134320275 gene encoding uncharacterized protein LOC134320275 isoform X2 yields MASPAERFLKVHRSEIVGRVKSVNGLADCLLEKEVISKEALNEISSQKPEEEQMRTVYKHLNSSKAYELTLEWLKRHESHVMEDLEKTETPEPSHSREKRQRIQNHEAMDETDCDLQTSPDLKTLSTMAKLDDWVSDPKISEKLVNDLKEKLAQGEMEGLEDYLKDIKLKKSLCLTAKEINEIRQRKDLRSFLTDVKGAKFPKNTLDHFFEKVRSKASTAKKKPEQYSNYDDSINHNADDLNSSGYGSSCSSSFNSRVFPHTVFPNEDVFICEGVTDVSHTHNMEVTDYESKSADLDFKADVPHPTENADQIQQAVRSSGGTRELKEKQEMDDTDCPPQTSSQNLF; encoded by the exons ATGGCGTCCCCCGCCGAACGGTTCCTGAAGGTCCACAGGAGTGAAATCGTGGGCCGAGTGAAGAGCGTAAACGGTCTGGCTGATTGTCTGCTTGAGAAGGAAGTGATTTCTAAGGAAGCATTGAATGAGATCAGTAGCCAGAAACCAGAAGAGGAGCAGATGAGGACAGTTTATAAGCATCTGAACAGCAGTAAGGCCTATGAATTAACATTAGAATGGCTGAAGAGACACGAGTCTCATGTGATGGAAGATCTGG aaaAGACAGAGACTCCGGAACCGAGCCACTCGAGA GAAAAAAGACAGAGAATCCAGAACCATGAAGCCATGGATGAAACAGATTGTGATCTCCAAACATCACCAG ATCTCAAGACCTTATCCACCATGGCCAAACTGGACGACTGGGTCTCTGATCCTAAAATCAGTGAAAAACTGGTTAATGACCTGAAGGAGAAGCTTGCTCAGGGTGAAATGGAGGGTTTGGAGGATTATCTGAAGGACATAAAGCTGAAAAAGAGTCTGTGTCTCACTGCTAAAGAGATCAACGAGATCAGACAGAGAAAAGATCTTCGTTCATTTCTTACAGACGTTAAAGGAGCCAAATTTCCTAAAAATACACTTGACCACTTTTTTGAGAAGGTCAGAAGTAAGGCCTCAACAGCCAAGAAAAAGCCTGAACAGTACAGTAATTACGACGACTCCATaaaccataatgcagatgattTGAACAGCAGTGGATACGGATCTTCATGCAGCTCAAGTTTTAATAGCAGAGTGTTTCCTCACACTGTGTTCCCAAATGAGGACGTGTTCATATGTGAAGGTGTCACTGatgtcagtcacacacacaacatggaGGTCACGGATTACGAGTCCAAAAGCGCAGACCTAGACTTCAAAGCGGACGTTCCACACCCAACAGAAAACGCAGATCAGATTCAGCAAGCTGTCAGAAGCAGTGGAGGAACCAGGgaattaaaagaaaagcagGAAATGGACGACACTGACTGTCCTCCTCAAACATCCTCTCAAAACCTTTTTTAA
- the LOC134320275 gene encoding uncharacterized protein LOC134320275 isoform X1, with amino-acid sequence MASPAERFLKVHRSEIVGRVKSVNGLADCLLEKEVISKEALNEISSQKPEEEQMRTVYKHLNSSKAYELTLEWLKRHESHVMEDLAEKTETPEPSHSREKRQRIQNHEAMDETDCDLQTSPDLKTLSTMAKLDDWVSDPKISEKLVNDLKEKLAQGEMEGLEDYLKDIKLKKSLCLTAKEINEIRQRKDLRSFLTDVKGAKFPKNTLDHFFEKVRSKASTAKKKPEQYSNYDDSINHNADDLNSSGYGSSCSSSFNSRVFPHTVFPNEDVFICEGVTDVSHTHNMEVTDYESKSADLDFKADVPHPTENADQIQQAVRSSGGTRELKEKQEMDDTDCPPQTSSQNLF; translated from the exons ATGGCGTCCCCCGCCGAACGGTTCCTGAAGGTCCACAGGAGTGAAATCGTGGGCCGAGTGAAGAGCGTAAACGGTCTGGCTGATTGTCTGCTTGAGAAGGAAGTGATTTCTAAGGAAGCATTGAATGAGATCAGTAGCCAGAAACCAGAAGAGGAGCAGATGAGGACAGTTTATAAGCATCTGAACAGCAGTAAGGCCTATGAATTAACATTAGAATGGCTGAAGAGACACGAGTCTCATGTGATGGAAGATCTGG cagaaaAGACAGAGACTCCGGAACCGAGCCACTCGAGA GAAAAAAGACAGAGAATCCAGAACCATGAAGCCATGGATGAAACAGATTGTGATCTCCAAACATCACCAG ATCTCAAGACCTTATCCACCATGGCCAAACTGGACGACTGGGTCTCTGATCCTAAAATCAGTGAAAAACTGGTTAATGACCTGAAGGAGAAGCTTGCTCAGGGTGAAATGGAGGGTTTGGAGGATTATCTGAAGGACATAAAGCTGAAAAAGAGTCTGTGTCTCACTGCTAAAGAGATCAACGAGATCAGACAGAGAAAAGATCTTCGTTCATTTCTTACAGACGTTAAAGGAGCCAAATTTCCTAAAAATACACTTGACCACTTTTTTGAGAAGGTCAGAAGTAAGGCCTCAACAGCCAAGAAAAAGCCTGAACAGTACAGTAATTACGACGACTCCATaaaccataatgcagatgattTGAACAGCAGTGGATACGGATCTTCATGCAGCTCAAGTTTTAATAGCAGAGTGTTTCCTCACACTGTGTTCCCAAATGAGGACGTGTTCATATGTGAAGGTGTCACTGatgtcagtcacacacacaacatggaGGTCACGGATTACGAGTCCAAAAGCGCAGACCTAGACTTCAAAGCGGACGTTCCACACCCAACAGAAAACGCAGATCAGATTCAGCAAGCTGTCAGAAGCAGTGGAGGAACCAGGgaattaaaagaaaagcagGAAATGGACGACACTGACTGTCCTCCTCAAACATCCTCTCAAAACCTTTTTTAA